A section of the Rhipicephalus sanguineus isolate Rsan-2018 chromosome 11, BIME_Rsan_1.4, whole genome shotgun sequence genome encodes:
- the LOC119375474 gene encoding ras-related protein Rab-1A-like: MCSMIGNKLDAGDRGASRTCNVKHKESFNNVKQWLQEIDRYACENVNKLLVGNKCDLTTKKVVDYTTAKEFADQLGIPFLETSAKNATNVEQAFMTMAAEIKNRMGPPTTEANLRAGDGKINPGTPVQPRSSGCC, translated from the exons ATGTGCTCCATGATTGGAAATAAGCTGGACGCTGGAGACAGAGGGGCCTCTCGTACTTGCAACGTCAAGCACAAA GAGTCATTCAACAATGTCAAGCAGTGGCTTCAGGAAATTGACCGCTATGCCTGCGAGAATGTTAACAAGCTCCTGGTCGGTAACAAGTGTGACCTCACGACGAAGAAGGTGGTTGACTACACGACAGCAAAG GAGTTCGCGGACCAGCTGGGCATTCCCTTCCTAGAGACGAGCGCCAAGAATGCCACAAATGTCGAGCAGGCGTTCATGACGATGGCGGCAGAGATCAAGAACCGCATGGGACCCCCGACCACGGAGGCGAACCTGCGGGCCGGCGACGGCAAGATCAACCCAGGAACGCCCGTCCAGCCTCGCAGCTCCGGATGCTGCTAA